In Bacillota bacterium, the following proteins share a genomic window:
- a CDS encoding diguanylate cyclase, with product MLALLAAIFVCQSHLVHHRILKPLNTIKQKATEIASDSSHLGESISIPSALEFCELANAFNTMSARLEASRDEMRGTIDAQIQELRHMNVQLETELSERLRIQGELAAGEERFRAIFECAEDLIYIKDRSGRYLHVNPAMTKMFGMPEASFLGRTEDELLGPDSSPRELSVNGSANPKFALREYSRTIKGKPRTFSLIEAPLLGANGEIIGVCGIARDITERKQAEEQIRYLSYHDKLTGLYNRAYAEEVLVQLSKEDCLPLSLVMMDVNGLKLVNETIGHHQGDRLLANVARTLTKICREQDVVARWGGDEFVLILPHTSPNVAAEMCEQIQETLARSTPGPVQLTVSFGVADLTVPDRCVNAVLAEAENRMYRHKLTHPQSVRSSLISSLRKTLEEKTHETEEHAARLEKMAVRIGRELGLSLSELNDISLLCVLHDIGKIAIPDSILNKPEPLTSAEWEIMKRHPEIGARISGCSSDLHHLSPAILAHHERWDGTGYPFGMRGESIPLISRIVAIVDAYDVMTHPRPYKAAMTEQEALAELKRCAGTQFDPSLVPVFLHVMEANRQGVTFIGGMNTV from the coding sequence ATGCTCGCGCTTCTCGCCGCCATATTCGTATGCCAGTCCCATCTGGTTCACCACAGGATCCTCAAACCGCTTAACACCATCAAGCAGAAAGCTACAGAGATTGCGTCCGACAGTAGTCACCTTGGCGAGTCGATCAGCATCCCTTCAGCACTGGAATTCTGTGAACTAGCGAATGCGTTTAACACCATGTCTGCGAGACTTGAGGCAAGCAGAGATGAGATGCGCGGCACTATTGACGCCCAGATCCAAGAGCTGAGGCACATGAACGTCCAACTTGAGACTGAACTTTCTGAGCGACTGCGGATCCAAGGCGAGCTCGCGGCGGGGGAGGAGCGATTCCGAGCCATATTCGAATGCGCAGAAGACTTGATCTACATTAAGGACCGATCCGGCCGATATCTACATGTGAACCCAGCCATGACCAAGATGTTTGGAATGCCCGAAGCCTCCTTCCTGGGGCGAACCGAGGACGAACTACTCGGACCGGATTCGTCGCCGCGTGAATTGAGCGTCAACGGCTCAGCAAACCCCAAGTTCGCCCTTCGCGAGTACTCCCGGACCATTAAGGGGAAACCGAGAACCTTCAGCCTGATCGAAGCACCTCTCCTGGGTGCAAATGGCGAAATCATCGGCGTGTGCGGAATAGCCCGCGACATAACCGAGCGCAAGCAGGCAGAGGAACAGATAAGGTATCTGAGCTACCACGACAAGCTCACAGGGCTTTACAACCGCGCCTACGCCGAAGAAGTCCTCGTGCAGCTGTCGAAGGAGGACTGCCTGCCGCTGAGTCTGGTCATGATGGACGTCAACGGCCTGAAACTGGTCAACGAGACTATCGGCCACCACCAGGGAGATCGGTTGCTCGCCAACGTGGCCCGTACGCTCACCAAGATATGCCGTGAGCAGGATGTGGTAGCTCGGTGGGGTGGAGACGAGTTCGTCCTGATTCTGCCCCATACGAGCCCCAACGTCGCCGCCGAAATGTGCGAGCAGATTCAGGAGACTCTGGCGCGTTCCACGCCTGGACCTGTCCAGTTGACCGTCTCCTTTGGGGTGGCCGATCTGACAGTCCCCGATCGTTGCGTGAATGCAGTCCTCGCAGAAGCAGAGAACCGGATGTACCGACACAAGCTGACGCACCCCCAGAGCGTGCGAAGCTCCCTGATATCATCTCTGCGCAAGACGCTTGAAGAGAAGACACACGAGACTGAAGAACATGCTGCAAGGCTCGAGAAAATGGCAGTCCGAATCGGCCGGGAACTCGGGCTCTCCCTATCAGAGCTCAATGACATATCTCTTCTTTGCGTGCTTCACGATATCGGTAAGATCGCCATCCCGGACAGCATACTCAATAAGCCTGAACCCTTGACGAGCGCTGAGTGGGAAATAATGAAGAGACACCCAGAGATCGGAGCCAGGATCTCGGGGTGTTCGTCCGATCTCCACCACCTTTCCCCGGCGATATTGGCGCATCATGAGAGGTGGGATGGGACCGGATATCCTTTTGGGATGCGTGGGGAGAGCATTCCACTCATCTCAAGAATCGTAGCCATAGTTGATGCATACGACGTCATGACACACCCACGACCCTACAAGGCGGCAATGACTGAGCAGGAGGCACTTGCAGAGCTCAAGCGGTGTGCAGGCACGCAGTTCGACCCTTCGCTAGTACCGGTCTTTCTTCACGTCATGGAAGCAAACAGGCAGGGGGTTACCTTCATTGGCGGGATGAATACCGTTTAG
- a CDS encoding winged helix DNA-binding domain-containing protein: protein MSIRVSRQAAARFLLASQGLLEADDLAPWRDELSGPDGTLEAVRRLECIQVDPVSLVSQNQHLVLWNRVRDYHPEQLDGLLGAGRVFEHEANARCVIPMEEYPLFRPRMRHYRALAWERRAELGEAPERILREITDLGPRTSREIESDERVVAYWDAVPRTKATSFAFELLWESGELMVTGRRGLEKVYDIPERVVPADLCVKAEETNDEEAARGLLDKYFRALRLFDVGDFRFGWQRMPTTERRALVDGAVRDGRLVEVEIEEVRRRYYVLSQDVDRLREFDRPGLDVSPRVFLVSPLDNLLWRRERLADVFGFEYTWEIYIPASKRRYGAYTMPIVCGDRIIGRVCPRADRKQGLLVVEGIWFEEGTANDQGVSDALLRLAEFAGLQEVSWIRTGGLPD from the coding sequence TTGTCCATACGCGTATCGCGGCAGGCAGCCGCAAGATTCCTTCTTGCATCTCAGGGCCTGCTTGAAGCGGACGACCTTGCTCCATGGCGGGACGAGCTATCGGGACCCGACGGGACTCTCGAGGCCGTGAGGCGCCTCGAATGCATCCAGGTGGACCCGGTCTCGCTCGTGTCTCAGAACCAGCATCTCGTCCTGTGGAACCGGGTTCGCGACTACCACCCTGAACAACTCGATGGGCTGCTCGGAGCGGGACGAGTGTTCGAACACGAAGCGAACGCAAGGTGCGTCATCCCAATGGAGGAGTACCCTCTGTTCCGCCCGCGGATGCGCCATTACAGGGCACTCGCATGGGAAAGGCGCGCCGAGCTCGGGGAGGCGCCCGAACGAATACTCCGCGAGATTACTGACCTCGGCCCCCGCACCTCGAGGGAGATCGAGTCTGACGAGAGAGTCGTCGCCTATTGGGACGCGGTTCCCCGGACCAAGGCCACGTCCTTTGCATTCGAGCTGCTGTGGGAGTCGGGCGAGCTCATGGTGACAGGCAGGCGCGGGCTCGAGAAGGTGTACGACATCCCCGAACGCGTCGTCCCCGCCGACCTCTGCGTGAAGGCTGAAGAAACCAACGATGAAGAGGCCGCTCGGGGCCTCTTGGACAAGTACTTCCGGGCTCTGCGCCTGTTCGACGTGGGGGACTTCCGGTTCGGCTGGCAGAGGATGCCCACTACCGAACGGCGCGCCCTTGTGGATGGCGCTGTCCGCGACGGGCGACTTGTGGAGGTCGAGATCGAAGAGGTGAGGCGGAGATACTACGTGCTCTCTCAGGATGTAGACCGTCTACGAGAGTTCGACAGGCCCGGGCTCGATGTCTCGCCGCGCGTGTTCCTCGTTTCTCCCCTGGACAACCTCCTGTGGAGGCGCGAAAGGCTCGCAGACGTCTTCGGGTTCGAGTATACCTGGGAGATCTACATACCAGCGTCCAAGCGCCGGTATGGCGCCTACACCATGCCCATAGTCTGCGGGGACAGAATCATCGGGAGAGTCTGCCCGCGCGCCGACCGGAAGCAGGGATTGCTCGTGGTGGAAGGCATCTGGTTCGAAGAAGGCACCGCGAACGACCAAGGCGTCAGCGATGCCCTCTTGAGGCTCGCGGAATTCGCCGGACTCCAGGAAGTGTCCTGGATACGGACAGGAGGCCTGCCGGATTAG
- a CDS encoding DUF1848 domain-containing protein, with product MIISASRRTDIPAFYSKWFMNRVRAGFCTVPNPFNPTQVSAVSLGPENVDVIVFWTKNARPMLEYCNELDRSGYRYYYQFTLNGYPGVLEPGMPPLDELIDTFRGLASIIGPNRVVWRYDPIVLSDLTPESYHAERFSEIAGKLAGSTTRVVISLLDMYRKVEQRLVRLEKAGAVRVTPILAPPRRLLATLASVAAEHGMEIVSCAEPFDLTDCGIGPGKCVDDDYIKAAFGIDVTHTKDPAQRRECGCVRSKDIGAFNTCVHGCAYCYANADLAAVQRRFRLHDPESPSLAGWHIPVET from the coding sequence GTGATCATAAGCGCGAGCCGGCGGACGGACATACCGGCGTTCTACTCCAAGTGGTTCATGAACAGGGTGCGAGCTGGGTTCTGCACAGTCCCCAATCCATTCAACCCTACGCAAGTGTCTGCGGTCTCACTCGGACCTGAGAATGTAGATGTTATTGTGTTCTGGACCAAGAATGCCAGGCCGATGCTGGAATACTGCAACGAGCTTGACCGGTCCGGCTACCGATACTACTACCAGTTCACGCTCAACGGCTATCCCGGAGTGCTTGAGCCCGGGATGCCGCCCCTCGACGAACTCATTGACACATTCCGCGGGCTTGCGTCCATCATAGGACCGAACCGTGTGGTGTGGCGGTACGATCCCATCGTACTGAGTGATCTCACCCCCGAGTCCTATCACGCAGAGCGCTTTTCGGAGATTGCCGGTAAGCTTGCGGGGTCGACGACTCGCGTGGTGATAAGCCTCCTCGACATGTACCGTAAGGTTGAACAACGCCTCGTGCGACTTGAGAAAGCCGGTGCGGTACGCGTGACTCCCATTCTCGCTCCACCCCGGCGGCTCCTTGCCACCTTGGCGAGTGTGGCCGCTGAGCACGGGATGGAAATCGTGAGCTGCGCCGAGCCCTTCGATCTGACCGATTGCGGAATTGGACCGGGCAAATGCGTGGACGACGACTACATAAAGGCCGCGTTCGGCATCGACGTCACGCACACAAAAGACCCTGCGCAGCGTAGGGAATGCGGTTGCGTGAGGAGCAAAGATATCGGAGCATTCAACACCTGCGTCCACGGATGTGCCTATTGCTATGCAAATGCGGATCTCGCGGCAGTGCAACGGCGCTTCAGACTCCATGACCCCGAATCCCCATCCCTGGCGGGATGGCACATACCTGTGGAGACCTAG